The Candidatus Omnitrophota bacterium genome segment TCAGCATCTTAATAATATAGATTTATCCGGTATCGAGTTTATTAAATGCCAGGTTACCGGGCCTTTTACCTTTTGTTTTGGCATAACCGATTCAGACGGTAAGGCTATTTTTCATGATGAGGTATTAAAACAGGCAATGATTAAGGGGTTGGGTATGAAGGCTCTTTGGCAATTGGATTTATTCAAGAGGTTCGGAAAAAAAATGATTATGTTCTTTGATGAGCCATTTTTGACTGGAGTAGGCTCGGCATACACGCCAATTGACCGCAAGGATGTAATTGAAGTTTTCTCTGAACTTACTGATGGTCTAAAAGATAAGAATTGTTTTGTGGGAGTACATTGTTGCGGCAATACGGATTGGTCTATGCTTACGGATTGCCCGGGAATAGAGATAATCAATTTTGATGCTTTTGAATTCCAGGAGAGGTTTGTGCTCTATTCGAATGATCTAAAGGCTTTTTTAAAAAGAGGGGGGATTATCTGTTGGGGGGTTGCTCCTACTCAGGGGTATGACGGCAGTCAAACTCCTGATATTCTGGCTCAAAAGATAAAAACTGGCTTAGGCATATTGGTTAAGAAGGGAATTGACCGTGATCTTCTGCTGAAAAGACTACTTATTAGCCCGGCATGCGGTTTAGGAACCTTGGATACGCGCAAGGCTGAAGAGATTTTGAGCCTGCTTAATCAAACCAGCGCGTTTATCCGTAAAAACCTCTAAAACACGGGGACGGTTCTGTTTTTAACAGAACCGTCCCCTGATTTTAAGCCAACTAAATAAACCATTTGACAAAGTCAATCTTAAGCTATATAATTAAAAAACTTTTGTTTGGCTTTTTTTAGGAGCATTATGAAAGAAATCAGAATTCATGCCCGCGCAGGCCAGGGCGCAATCACTACAGCAGCATTATTGGGGTTTAGCTACTTTAACGAGGGTAAATACCCGTATGCTTTTCCAAACTTCGGAGCAGCCAGAATGGGCGCTCCGATGAACGCCTTTGTGCGCGTAGATACCGATCCGGTACGTTTGCGCAGCCAGATCTATGAACCTGACTATGTAATTATCGTTGATCCTACCCTTATGCGTGGGTTTAACTGTTTTTCCGGGCTAAAAGATGATGGGATAGCTATTATAAATGGTAAAGAAGACCTGGTATTGTCTAAGTTAAAAGCCAAACAGAAAGCTTTTATCGTTCCTGCTAATGATATTGCTTTAAAAAATATCGGGCGTCCCCTGGGCAATACCGCTTTGATCGGTGCATTTGCAGCTGCTACCGGAGAATTGAAATTAGATAATCTTATTGCGGTAGTTAAAAATCGCTTTAGCGGCAAGGCTCAAGAAGGCAATGTTGCGGCAGTTAAAGAAGGTTTTGAATTTGTTAAGAATAAATTAAAAGGATAAAATGTTCGGGCCATTAAACGTAAATCCATTAAAAAGTAAAGGCGCTAAGACCGGTACCTGGAGGACTTTAGTTCGTCCGCATTTTTTACATAAGAACTGTATTTCCTGTAAGTTGTGTTTACAGATTTGCCCTGAAGGCTGTATTTACGGAAAAGAAAAGAACACCTATTCCGTAGATTACAATTTTTGCAAGGGCTGCGGCTTATGCGCGGATATCTGCCCGAAAAAAGACATTGAGATGGTTGGCGAAGAATCAAAAGAAGAGGATAAATGAAAGAATTTATAGAAGGATCACACGCAATAGCAGAAATTATTAAGGCAACTAAGCCTGGTGTAATTTCTGCCTATCCGATAACTCCCCAGACGCATATTGTTGAAGATTTGGCGCAGATGGTGGCAAATAAAGAGCTTGATTCTCAGTTTGTTAATGTAGAGAGTGAGCATTCTGCAGCCTCTGTGGTTTTAGGGGGTTCAGCCACCGGTGTGCGCGTTTATACGGCGACTAGCTCCCAAGGTTTATTTTATATGCAGGAGGTGGTTTTTAATATCGCCGGAATGCGCCTACCTGTGGTTATGACTTGCGCTAACCGCGCAATAAGTGCACCCATTAATATCTGGAATGACCAGCAGGATTCTATATCGTTGCGCGATTCCGGATGGTTTCAGATTTATGCCGAAGATAACCAGGAGGCAGTCGATTTCCATCTTATTGCTTATCGGCTGGCTGAAGATAAGAGAGTAATGCTTCCGGTAATGGTCTGCATGGACGGATTTATTCTTACTCACGGCATGGAAACAGTGGATATGCCGCAACAGGATAAAGTAAATAAGTTTTTACCAGCGTATAAACCTTTATATAAATTAGATACGGCCAACCCCGTCTCTATGGGGCTTTTAGCTGATCCGGATTATTATATGGAAGCGCGTTTTGCTATCCAGGAAACAATGAGAGAGTCAATCGGATATTTATCCGAGATAAGTGGCGAGTTTAATGCTGTTTTTGGACGAGATTATAAAGATTTGCTGGTTGAGGAATATCAGACTAAGGATGCCGAAAAAGTGATTGTGGCTATGGGTTCGGTTTGCGGCACGATCAAGGAAGTAGTTGATGAGCAGCGGGCAAAAGGCAAAAAAGTCGGGCTCCTACGTATTATCACCTACCGGCCTTTTCCTTATGCAAGAGTTTATGAAGCTTTAAAGGATGTGGCAAAAGTTGCGGTTTTAGATAAGGCCGTTTCTTTGGGGGCTTATGCACCGATTGCCGTTGAGATAAAAGCGGCATTTTATGGCAAGAAAAAGGGTCCGAAAGTGGTTAGTAGCTTTGTTGCAGGTTTAGGCGGGAGAGATATAACATTGGAATCTGTTCATGAAGTATTTAGAAGGCTCAATGCCAAGGAAGTTAATTCTGATTTTATAGATTTAAAACCAGAGTTACTCAAGGAAGAATATGGAGAATAGCCCTTTATTTAGATCAGGACATACCGCTTGCGCCGGATGCGGCCAGGCAATTGCTGCGCGCCTTGTCATTGAAGCCGCCGGAGCTAATACCATTGTCGTCAATAACACCGGCTGCCTAGAAGTTTTTACGACTAAATATCCGGATACTGCTTGGGGAGTGCCGTGGATCCATTCATTATTTGAAAATTCCGCGGCCGTTGCCTCAGGTGTCGAAGCAGCGCTGATATATTTAGGAAAAAAGAATGCCACTAATGTTATTGCCCAGGGCGGAGATGGTTCGACCGGCGATATTGGCCTTCAGGCATTAAGCGGCATGCTTGAGCGTGGCCATGATATTTTGTACGTTTGCTATGATAATGAAGCATATATGAATACCGGAGTACAACGTAGCGGGCTTACTCCTTTTAATACCAATACTACCACGAGTCCCGCAGGCGCGCAGTCCTCGGGAAATATTCGGCCCAAAAAACCGGTACCTGAGATTTGTGCTGCGCATGGGATTCCTTATGTAGCTTGCGCTTCTGTGGGTTTTCCGCAGGATTTATCGCGTAAAGTAAAAAAAGCATTCTCTATAAAAGGCCCAAAATATATTCAGATACATGCGTCTTGCCCCTTAGGTTGGCGTCATGAAGCAAATCAGATGCTGCCAGTGGCAAAATTAGCAGTAGAAACAGGGCTTTATCCTTTATTTGAATATGAATTTGGAGTATTAGCCGGCCGTAAACAAATTACTCCTAAACCGGTTGAAGAATATTTAAAGACCCAAGGCAGATTTAAACATCTCCTCAATAATCCTGAAGAGGTTAAAAAAATTCAGGAGATTGCGGATAATAATATAAAGAAGTACAATCTGAAGTTAGAATCTTAATAGGGGGAGGTAGACATGGGAAAGCAAGCAAGAGCGATTGTCGATGTAAGCTTAAAAGACCTGGTTAAAGATTTAAATAAAGCATATTGCGATGAGTGGTTGGCATTTTATCTTTATTGGTATATGGCCCAGATTGTTTCCGGGCGCGCCTATGAAGATATACAGGAGATGCTCCAGAAATTAGCCAAGGATGAATTAGAGCACGCCGGTGAATTGGCGGATTTAATCACAAAGTTAGGGGATGTTCCGCCAGCTAATCCGATGGATTTAGAAAAAGGAGCCAATTCCCCATATTTAATGCCTCCGAAAAATACTGCGGATATTAATCGTATTATCCGTATTGTGACTGAGGCAGAAGCTGGGGCAATCGAGGTTTATAATAAAATTGCCAAGAAGACACTTGGTAAAGATAATGTTACCTATCAGCTGGTTACTCATATATTGAGTGAAGAAGTTGATCATGAAGAGATGTTTGAAAATCTTTTGGAGAGATAGATACACCCGGCCGCTAATAAGCGCCTGACCCTTAATGGAATTGGGCCAGCGTTCGCCTGTGGCGAAGAATTGCGCCGGTGTTGTGTTCGTACACAAGGAGAGTTAACATGTCAAAGGTTACGGTTGATGCTTCCACATGTGTAGGGTGCGGTTTATGTGAACAATCATGCCCGGATGTTTTTGAGGTGCAGGGCGATGGGATTGCTCATGTTAAGGCGCAAACTTGCGCGACCTGTAATTTACAGGAAGTGGCTGATTCTTGTCCGGTTAATGCAATTAAAGTAAGTTAAAAATAAAGGGACCGTTTCTATTTTTTTATCAATTGTATCGTTAAAATAGAAACGGTCCCTTTATTTATTGAGCTTTTTTGACTAACCCTTCAGTGAAATTAACAAAAATCTCATTTTTCTTTTCGGATAATAACTTCTGGCCAAATTCCGCCTTTTCTTTAGCGAATTTAGCCTCATCGATTGGCTTAATTGAACCTAGCTTGATAATATAATAGCCTTTTTCATTAGAGAGGATACTGCTTATTTCTTTATCCTTTAGTTTTTTTGCGGCATCCCAAAAAATCCCCGCAGCAGCTAAGTTTTCAATCTGGCCGCTTGATTTAAAGAAGGCAGTTTTTATGGTTTTTAGGCCACAGGCGGCAGCTGCTTGTTTAAAATCTAACTTCTTTAATTTTTCTTCGCACTGCTTTATTTTATTATCTGCCATTTTTTTGGATTCTTCTTTAATCAGGGCCTCTTTAACCTTATCTTTGACTTCAGCTAATTCTGGAATACGTGTTGGTATATCTTTAGTGGGAGGCGTCTTAAACATTGCTTTATTCTTAGTAAAGTAATCGGAGATTTCTTGCTCAGTAGGTTTGATTTTTGCAGAAAAATCTGAAAATAAGCTCCTGATATACTCAATATTTAGTTCCTGGTTTACTTTTAAGTACTCCTGTTGAATTAATTCGTCACTTAATTTTATGCTTGCAGTGACCTGATCGTAAAGTTTAGCCAGGATTAAATCTTGGCGCATCTGTTCTTCGTAAATACGCGGTTGGAGCCTGAAGACATAGCGTAAGGTTTCGATGTAGGTTTTATTACTAAAACCGTTTTTATCCTGAAAAAAGGGCATTCCCTGGATCGTGCTGACAAGTTCTTTATCACTTACTATGATTTTACGTACTTTTGCTTCATGTAAAAGTACAAGTCTTTGCCAAGCCTGTGCTTCTAAGTTTAAGTATTTTTCAATATCAGGTAGATTATCTCCAAATCGCACTAGGGCTGCAGTCTTTACAGCAGACAGCGATTCTTTAAGTTCAAGATTTGAAACATTGCGGCCATAGATTTTTCCGACAACGGCAGTTTCTTCTTTATTGCGAAATGCGCCCCCAAAGCCCCAAAGAGAAAAGGCAGGGATAATAATTATAGCCAGGCCAATCCAGACTTTCTTTGCAGTTTTCTTATTACGTAAAATCCTTAACATTTTTGTCCTCCGGTTATTTATTAATTATAAAGCAAAATAAGCCGATTGCAACATTAGTTTTTAAACAAAGGGGACGTTTCCCTTCTTTATTGGAGGGAAACGTCCCCTTTGTTTTGCTCCTTTTTTATTTGCTAAAAAGGTTACTATTTGGTATAATTATTCTCTCAAACAACAAAGGAGAACCTCATAATGATTGAACGCTACAGCTTAGCGCAGATGAAGGGTATCTGGCAGGAGGAGTTTAAGTTTAAGACTATGCTTGCCATTGAGATACTTGTTTTGGAGGCCTACTCCACGAAGAAAATTGTTCCTACCCAAGCAGTAAAACGCATTAAACAAAAAGCCAGATTTAATTTATCAGAAATCAAAAAAATCGAAGCCAAGACTCAACATGATGTTGTGGCATTTGTTTCTAATGTAGCCCAATATATAGGCAAGGATGCTCAGTATTTACATATGGGCCTGACCTCTTCTGATATTTTAGATACTACGTTAGGCGTGCAGTTAAAAAGCGCATCCGATATATTAATTGAAGACTTGGAAAAGTTGCTTAAAGTTTTAGGGAAAAAGGCTAGAAATTATAAAGATACGGCTTGTGTTGGCCGTACACATGGAGTGCATGCGGAACCGACCACATTTGGTTTAAAACTTGCGCTTTGGTTTGATGAAACAAAACGTAATTTAGCCAGGTTAAAATTAGCCGGGGAGGGAATTTCTTTAGGGAAACTTTCCGGAGCCGTCGGTACATATTCTAATATCGAGCCCTATGTTGAAACTTATGTTTGTAAAAAGCTTGGGCTTAAACCGGTAAATATCGCCACACAGGTAATACAACGGGATGTATACGCACAATATATGGCAACGCTTGCGGTAATCGGCGCATCATTGGAAAAATTTGCTACAGAAATAAGGCATCTACAGAAAACAGAAGTTTTAGAAGTTGAAGAGCCATTTGGCCGCGGGCAGAAGGGCTCAAGCGCTATGCCGCATAAGCGCAATCCGGTAATTTGCGAGCGTATCTGTGGCTTGGCCCGCCTGTTGCGTGCAAATGCTCAGGTGGCGTTAGAGAATGTGGCGCTGTGGCATGAGCGTGATATCAGCCATTCTTCGGTTGAGCGTGTAATCTTTCCTGATTCTACTTTGGCATTAGATTATATGTTGAATAAATTTATTGAAGTAGTAAGCGGTATGAAGGTTTATCCGGATAATATGTTGGCTAACCTTGCTAAAACCCGCGGACTGATTTTTTCCCAGCGGGTTCTAATTGCATTAATGAATAAAGGATTGGAAAGAACCAAGGCTTATGATTTAGTGCAGAGGGCAGCTATGCAAACCTGGCAAGGCGGCGGTAATTTTAAGGATAATCTTTTGTCTTTACCTGAAGCAGCCGAATATTTAAGCGCTAAAGAACTCGATAAGATATTTGATTTAGATTTTTACTTGCGCAACGTAAATAAAATTTTCTCAAGGGTCGGATTATAATTTAACCCTGCCTTTTTAAACCTCGTTAATAGATATGCAGTATAAAATCGAAGTAGTGGATAAGCCCGGTATTTTTGACGCTGTCGGCCAGGGTGTAGCCAGGGATATTCTTGATCTTGGGATTGCTAGCGTAAAAGAAGTAAAGTTTATCCAGGCTTATATCCTAGAGGGTAATCTTGCAGAAGGCCAAATCATAAGTATTTGTCAGGAGCTTTTAACAGATAAGGTAGCGCAGGATTATAAAATTTTATCTGAAGTTTCAAAAAACCTATCCAGAACCAATCAACATATAGTAGAAGTAGCCTATAATCCGGGCGTAATGGATCCGGTTGAGGCATCAGTTTTAAAAGGTATCAAAGACTTAGGGATTACTTCTGTTGATTCGGTAAAGACCGCCAAAAAATATATCATCTTTGGTAAGCTTTCCTCTAGTCAGTTAAAAACTATTTCAGAAAAACTTCTTTATAATAAACTTATTCAGCATGTAGTTAGCCCCAGTATATCTGAAGGGGATACTAAGTATTTACCCGGATATCAGTTTAATCTTATTAAGGTGGATTTGTTAGGAATAAAAGATACTAAGCTCTTAGAGATAAGTAAAAGAGGCCAACTTTTTTTAAATTTAAACGAGATGCGTCAGATTCAGGATTATTTCCGTAAGATTAAACGCAATCCCACTGACTGTGAGTTAGAAACAATTGCCCAGACCTGGTCTGAACATTGTTATCACAAAACCTTCCGCGGCAATATTGCTTATAAAGAAAGTAAAGCTACGCCTGAACTTGGTAATCGAGCCATCAAAAGCCTGCTTAAGTCGACAATCATGAAAGTTACTCAAGAATTAAATAAGCCTTGGTGTGTTTCTGTGTTTAAGGATAACTCTGGAGTGATTAAGTTCGATAAAGAAAATAATATTTGTTTTAAGGTTGAGACGCATAACCATCCTTCGGCGCTGGAGCCCTTTGGCGGCGCCAATACCGGTATCGGCGGAGTAATCCGTGATTCTATGGGCACCGGGCTTGGAGCAAAACCGATTCTCAACAGTGATATCTTTTGTTTTGCGCCGCCGGACTTAGCGTTAAATAAGGTCCCGGTTGGTTCATTGCACCCTAAACGGGTAATGAAAGGGGTAGTTAGCGGGGTGCGTGATTATGGGAATAAAATGGGAATTCCCACAGTAAACGGGGCAATATTATTCCATGAAGATTTTGTGGGTAACCCGCTTGTTTATTGCGGCACAGTAGGGATAATTCCTAAAGATAAAACTTTTAAACAAACCAATAAGGGTGATTTGATTGTGGTTGTAGGTGGGGCAACCGGGCGCGACGGAATACACGGAGCAACTTTTTCATCAGGTGAATTGACTCATGAATCTGAAACTGTCTCAAGTGGCGCAGTGCAGATTGGCAATCCTATTGAAGAGAAAAAAGTTTTGGATACGATTTTACAGGCGCGCGATCAGAATTTATATACTGCCATTACCGATTGCGGAGCAGGAGGATTATCCAGCGCAGTAGGGGAAATGGGGTCTGAATTAGGAGCCAGGGTTAATTTAGATAAAGTTCCTTTAAAATATTCCGGCTTGTCCTACATGGAGATCTGGATCTCTGAATCGCAGGAAAGGATGGTTATTTCGGTACCACCTGAAAACATTGATAAATTAACCGCCATATTTGCTAATGAAAATGTAACTGCTACGGTAATCGGTGAATTTACCGGTAACAAAAGATTAGAACTCTATTATCAGGATAATTTAGTTTGTGATTTGGATATGCAATTTTTACATGAAGGCATACCACAGATTGCCAAAGACGCAGTTTATATTCAAAGCAAACACAAAGAGCCAAAGATTACTGGGAAGAAAAATTTTACCGGTGATTTATTAAAACTGCTGTCACATTATGATATTTGCTCTAAAGAGTGGGTGGTGCGCCAGTATGACCATGAAGTGCAGGGTGGTTCAATTATCAAACCTTTAGTCGGACTGCAAAATGATGGGCCAAGCGATGCCAGTGTAACCCGCCCGTTATTTGATTCTAATAAAGGAATTATTATTTCTAACGGCATAAATTTCCGTTTTGGTTTTATCGATCCTTATTGGATGGCAGCTAGCTGTATTGATGAAGCCTTGCGGCAGGTCATTAGTGTCGGTGGCTCGTTAAAAGAGGTAGCGATTTTGGATAATTTCTGTTGGGGTAATCCCGATAAGCCCGATCGCCTGGGTGGCTTGGTACGCGCAGCCTATGGTTGTTATGATACTGCTAAAGCATATGGGGTACCGTTTATTTCCGGCAAGGATAGTTTTTATAATGAATTCAGCGTGCATGGTAAATCTACCCCAATTCCGGGTACATTGCTGATTTCGGCAATCAGCGTAATGGATGATGTAAACAAAGCAGTGTCGATGTATGCCAAAGAAGCAGGTAATTTAATTTACATTGTCGGCAAAACCCGCGATGAATTAGGGGGTTCGCATTATTATGATTTATACAAGGCAGTGGGCAATAGCGTGCCAAAAGTTTATTATGAGGAGGCAAAAAAGTCTTTTGCAGCTTTAAGCATAGCAACCGAAAAAGGCCTGGTTAAAGCGATGCATGATTGCTCTGATGGAGGCTTAGCTGTGGCTTTGGCGGAGATGGCTTTTAGTGGTGGATTAGGGATGGAGATATTTCTATCGGAAGTACCTTTTGCTGAAACTATCCGTCATCCTGAGCCCTTGAGCGCAGCGAAAGGCGAAGGATCTCGTTTTAAGATTCTTCGCCCGCCACTGAATCAATGGCGGGCTCAAAATGACGTACTCTTATTTTCCGAATCTAATTCACGTTTTGTAGTGGAGGTAGAGAAGGCCAAGCAGAAAGAATTCGAAAAACTTCTTAAAGGTTCTTCTTTTGGCTTGGCAGGATGCCTAACTGCTAAAAATAATTTTAAAATATATGGTTTGGACGGAAAAGTTTGTGTGGATGCGGAAATACCTGAATTGAAAGAGGTTTGGAAGAAGCCGTTAAAATGGTAAAAGCTAAAGTTTGTGTTTTAAGAAGCGCCGGAACCAATTGCGATAATGAGACTGCGGCAGCCTTTTCGCTCGCCGGAGCCCAAACGCAATTATTGCACATTAATAGTTTAGTCGGCGGCGCAAGGATCCTCGATGATTTTCATATTCTGGCATTACCCGGAGGGTTTAGTTATGGCGATGATATCGCATCAGGAAAAATATTTGCCAATGAGTTAAGATTTAAGCTTGCTGATTCCCTGCGTAAGTTTATCCAGGATGGAAAATTGATTATCGGTATCTGCAATGGTTTTCAGATTTTGGTCAAAAGCGGATTATTACCGGGAGGTAAAGAATTAAAACAGGATACTAGCTTAATCATTAATGATTCCGGAAAGTTTGAAGACCGTTGGGTGTATTTGTTGCCGGCGGGTAGATGTATCTGGACAGAGGGATTAAAAAAAATTATTTATCTGCCAGTTGCCCACGGAGAAGGAAAATTTATAACCCAGGATAAGAATCTATTAAGTAGATTGAAGAAAAATAAGCAGATAGTTTTTCAGTATTGTAATGTCCAGGGTAAATTATCCGGCTATCCGGATAATCCCAATGGCTCAACAGAAAATATTGCCGGTATTTGTGATGAAACCGGTAGAATTTTAGGGTTCATGCCGCATCCGGAGAGGCACATATTTAGCAGGCAGCATCCGCGTAATTGGAATTTAAAATCTAAAATTGGCGATGGCTTACAAATTTTTAAGAATGGGGTGAAATATGCTAAAGAAAATTTATAATGATGAGCCTAAAGAGTATTGCGGTTTATTTGGCATAACCAATAATAAACAGGCGGTATGGCTTACCTATCTTGGACTTTTTGCCCAGCAGCATCGTGGACAGGAGGCTTGTGGTATTGTCGCCAATAATCAAGGCGCGCTCTCCATACATAAAGATATGG includes the following:
- the porA gene encoding pyruvate ferredoxin oxidoreductase, whose protein sequence is MKEFIEGSHAIAEIIKATKPGVISAYPITPQTHIVEDLAQMVANKELDSQFVNVESEHSAASVVLGGSATGVRVYTATSSQGLFYMQEVVFNIAGMRLPVVMTCANRAISAPINIWNDQQDSISLRDSGWFQIYAEDNQEAVDFHLIAYRLAEDKRVMLPVMVCMDGFILTHGMETVDMPQQDKVNKFLPAYKPLYKLDTANPVSMGLLADPDYYMEARFAIQETMRESIGYLSEISGEFNAVFGRDYKDLLVEEYQTKDAEKVIVAMGSVCGTIKEVVDEQRAKGKKVGLLRIITYRPFPYARVYEALKDVAKVAVLDKAVSLGAYAPIAVEIKAAFYGKKKGPKVVSSFVAGLGGRDITLESVHEVFRRLNAKEVNSDFIDLKPELLKEEYGE
- a CDS encoding ferredoxin, with the protein product MSKVTVDASTCVGCGLCEQSCPDVFEVQGDGIAHVKAQTCATCNLQEVADSCPVNAIKVS
- the purL gene encoding phosphoribosylformylglycinamidine synthase subunit PurL, translating into MQYKIEVVDKPGIFDAVGQGVARDILDLGIASVKEVKFIQAYILEGNLAEGQIISICQELLTDKVAQDYKILSEVSKNLSRTNQHIVEVAYNPGVMDPVEASVLKGIKDLGITSVDSVKTAKKYIIFGKLSSSQLKTISEKLLYNKLIQHVVSPSISEGDTKYLPGYQFNLIKVDLLGIKDTKLLEISKRGQLFLNLNEMRQIQDYFRKIKRNPTDCELETIAQTWSEHCYHKTFRGNIAYKESKATPELGNRAIKSLLKSTIMKVTQELNKPWCVSVFKDNSGVIKFDKENNICFKVETHNHPSALEPFGGANTGIGGVIRDSMGTGLGAKPILNSDIFCFAPPDLALNKVPVGSLHPKRVMKGVVSGVRDYGNKMGIPTVNGAILFHEDFVGNPLVYCGTVGIIPKDKTFKQTNKGDLIVVVGGATGRDGIHGATFSSGELTHESETVSSGAVQIGNPIEEKKVLDTILQARDQNLYTAITDCGAGGLSSAVGEMGSELGARVNLDKVPLKYSGLSYMEIWISESQERMVISVPPENIDKLTAIFANENVTATVIGEFTGNKRLELYYQDNLVCDLDMQFLHEGIPQIAKDAVYIQSKHKEPKITGKKNFTGDLLKLLSHYDICSKEWVVRQYDHEVQGGSIIKPLVGLQNDGPSDASVTRPLFDSNKGIIISNGINFRFGFIDPYWMAASCIDEALRQVISVGGSLKEVAILDNFCWGNPDKPDRLGGLVRAAYGCYDTAKAYGVPFISGKDSFYNEFSVHGKSTPIPGTLLISAISVMDDVNKAVSMYAKEAGNLIYIVGKTRDELGGSHYYDLYKAVGNSVPKVYYEEAKKSFAALSIATEKGLVKAMHDCSDGGLAVALAEMAFSGGLGMEIFLSEVPFAETIRHPEPLSAAKGEGSRFKILRPPLNQWRAQNDVLLFSESNSRFVVEVEKAKQKEFEKLLKGSSFGLAGCLTAKNNFKIYGLDGKVCVDAEIPELKEVWKKPLKW
- a CDS encoding 2-oxoacid:acceptor oxidoreductase family protein, with protein sequence MKEIRIHARAGQGAITTAALLGFSYFNEGKYPYAFPNFGAARMGAPMNAFVRVDTDPVRLRSQIYEPDYVIIVDPTLMRGFNCFSGLKDDGIAIINGKEDLVLSKLKAKQKAFIVPANDIALKNIGRPLGNTALIGAFAAATGELKLDNLIAVVKNRFSGKAQEGNVAAVKEGFEFVKNKLKG
- a CDS encoding thiamine pyrophosphate-dependent enzyme, producing MENSPLFRSGHTACAGCGQAIAARLVIEAAGANTIVVNNTGCLEVFTTKYPDTAWGVPWIHSLFENSAAVASGVEAALIYLGKKNATNVIAQGGDGSTGDIGLQALSGMLERGHDILYVCYDNEAYMNTGVQRSGLTPFNTNTTTSPAGAQSSGNIRPKKPVPEICAAHGIPYVACASVGFPQDLSRKVKKAFSIKGPKYIQIHASCPLGWRHEANQMLPVAKLAVETGLYPLFEYEFGVLAGRKQITPKPVEEYLKTQGRFKHLLNNPEEVKKIQEIADNNIKKYNLKLES
- a CDS encoding 4Fe-4S binding protein → MFGPLNVNPLKSKGAKTGTWRTLVRPHFLHKNCISCKLCLQICPEGCIYGKEKNTYSVDYNFCKGCGLCADICPKKDIEMVGEESKEEDK
- the purQ gene encoding phosphoribosylformylglycinamidine synthase I; amino-acid sequence: MVKAKVCVLRSAGTNCDNETAAAFSLAGAQTQLLHINSLVGGARILDDFHILALPGGFSYGDDIASGKIFANELRFKLADSLRKFIQDGKLIIGICNGFQILVKSGLLPGGKELKQDTSLIINDSGKFEDRWVYLLPAGRCIWTEGLKKIIYLPVAHGEGKFITQDKNLLSRLKKNKQIVFQYCNVQGKLSGYPDNPNGSTENIAGICDETGRILGFMPHPERHIFSRQHPRNWNLKSKIGDGLQIFKNGVKYAKENL
- the purB gene encoding adenylosuccinate lyase, giving the protein MIERYSLAQMKGIWQEEFKFKTMLAIEILVLEAYSTKKIVPTQAVKRIKQKARFNLSEIKKIEAKTQHDVVAFVSNVAQYIGKDAQYLHMGLTSSDILDTTLGVQLKSASDILIEDLEKLLKVLGKKARNYKDTACVGRTHGVHAEPTTFGLKLALWFDETKRNLARLKLAGEGISLGKLSGAVGTYSNIEPYVETYVCKKLGLKPVNIATQVIQRDVYAQYMATLAVIGASLEKFATEIRHLQKTEVLEVEEPFGRGQKGSSAMPHKRNPVICERICGLARLLRANAQVALENVALWHERDISHSSVERVIFPDSTLALDYMLNKFIEVVSGMKVYPDNMLANLAKTRGLIFSQRVLIALMNKGLERTKAYDLVQRAAMQTWQGGGNFKDNLLSLPEAAEYLSAKELDKIFDLDFYLRNVNKIFSRVGL
- a CDS encoding peptidylprolyl isomerase encodes the protein MLRILRNKKTAKKVWIGLAIIIIPAFSLWGFGGAFRNKEETAVVGKIYGRNVSNLELKESLSAVKTAALVRFGDNLPDIEKYLNLEAQAWQRLVLLHEAKVRKIIVSDKELVSTIQGMPFFQDKNGFSNKTYIETLRYVFRLQPRIYEEQMRQDLILAKLYDQVTASIKLSDELIQQEYLKVNQELNIEYIRSLFSDFSAKIKPTEQEISDYFTKNKAMFKTPPTKDIPTRIPELAEVKDKVKEALIKEESKKMADNKIKQCEEKLKKLDFKQAAAACGLKTIKTAFFKSSGQIENLAAAGIFWDAAKKLKDKEISSILSNEKGYYIIKLGSIKPIDEAKFAKEKAEFGQKLLSEKKNEIFVNFTEGLVKKAQ
- a CDS encoding ferritin-like domain-containing protein yields the protein MGKQARAIVDVSLKDLVKDLNKAYCDEWLAFYLYWYMAQIVSGRAYEDIQEMLQKLAKDELEHAGELADLITKLGDVPPANPMDLEKGANSPYLMPPKNTADINRIIRIVTEAEAGAIEVYNKIAKKTLGKDNVTYQLVTHILSEEVDHEEMFENLLER